attgggaagcactttgcaaaatgtatggtttttatgagggtatgattgtcaccatggatcttggtgatcctgacatcgagcaaaacaatatggacatttgggtccttgttgatacgcttccgattctaccgctatgtgagtttctcaaacatagttattaactaatttatattgtttatttcaaaatagttgacaacttatttccattgacagcttattttgattgttcaaacaatgtgtggaacatggtagacagaacccactacactgatggctccgaattaacttataaggagaaaaatcatctgatcgtaTTTTGTACTTactttgagaattacaatacctattatcaaactccttcaaattatggtgaatacgtgccactagtgcacgtgttgaaccacggtaacttccatggagatatcctggtaagattttttattattacgacatccgtgcatcttctgcatacttctaaaactagtacatcattgctaactacgaagttattactatgttttttaatagaaaatcccgatggattgtgtgcctcatttgatgtatcagaatggtcgccttgaagttctgaacatacagccaggtcatcctacgaatctcatctgtgcatatcggatttctaaaaccggtgaacacatgctaatcaaagaatggaaaaaatgtttggacattcgtaaggaggttcttggaagcaacattaagcgaaaggcaagaattggatacaggataatctccattctccataatggagagccaggggctatcttgttttttgctattttaccttagagaatatagtaggtcctaagagaatgtagtaggtcctatgaggtacaatatgtttattatgtggtacaatgtgttagagttgatgatgaggagtagttgtgattatgactagtgaccaacttgctatgtgatgtctcatcgatgaaaacgatgatcatgaggaggtgttatatgaaaatgatgtattatgatgataagttgttaatgatatgatgatgatgatgatatttattatatcattgcatgaaagaaccacagattagtttcgagtggatgtccatccacttgaaactagtccacggttctttcacccagtgatgtaataactcattatgatgtaaaaacaatctctaaattgctgctgtatgaaaacttgtatagaggtgtatgaatacaacatgaaataaaaaagaaataaaatacggaataatagtagtagcgcgtgctgggagaagcgctactagtaattagcagtagcgttgtgtggagaaagcgctactactaagtcggtgtagcagtagcgtgggttaaccgACACTACTGCTAACCTCTAGCTGTAGCGTCGTATCAGTAGCGCtcttgcccgcgctactgataggcctaaacccgcgctgctgctaggcttttccctagtagtgctagttcCTGCCGGACAAATCCTCACCCGAGCATTATTGACTGCCCATGTCTGTTGATTCCAATGAAGGGGGCAAACGGCATATTGTACATGTTCATGAGATAAGTTGCATCAAATGACACGCAATCATGATAAGCCACCGCGTATGCTTTCCGTGCCGCACCATCCACCCAAAACAAGTTTTCTGTCCTGCCTTCCGCATCTGTCTTGCATTTAAAGAAAAATCCTGGGTCATTTTCCATCACCTTGCAAAAGTAGTTTAGTGTTTCTTCAATGTCAGTGTCTTTAGTTGGGGCGTCGAGCTTCGAACAGTGGTTATGGATGGCTTTAGCTGTGTACGGAACAATCAAATCCGAGCCGTAGTATGATGACATTAACATCATCATCTTTCCTGccataaaaaaacagaaacttgtgtTTTTCAGGACTAACTAACCACAATGCAGTGAGCAACATGTTTTTTATAGATAACATAAAGTAACAATTATGCATAAGCAGAACAAGTACCAAGCCTGTATCCCACCAAGTTTTGTTTCTGATGGGTGATgtcttttttttattttcagagTTGCACGGAAAATGAACATAGTTGCCTCAGTTTACTGTTCAAGTTGCCAGTTTTTCCCCCTGATCAGGGTTGCCCATGAATCCTAAGCAGCTTATACTAGGATAGGAAACAAACCCAAGCAGTTGAGGTAGGAATAGGCAACACCAAGGTGTTTCTGTTTTGGgtcatgatttttttaattatcagaGTTGCCCAAAAAATGAACATAGTtgcataaaaaatgaacatagttgGCTCAGGTCAAGGTACTTGATGCAGGAATAAGTAACAGTTCTGTGGTAAAAAGACTTAACGCAATGTGAGTTGTACCTGCTGTCAAGTTGCAGTCATTTAGGTGAGTCAGTAATTTTTTCTGTTCCGGCGGGATTCCTTGGTGAGAACGGAGGTATTTCGAAAGCGATGGCTTCTCAATCAATGGATGGTTGTGATCTGCAATAAAAGTGATAACCTCCCATCTGTCATCTTTAAGCTTCACCACCATATTAGCACCGCATTTTATTTGCTTCACAGTTTCCCGTTTCCTCTTCTTCTTGAAAGTGTGTTCCTCgacatcatcttcaacatcttgTTCAGGTGAGCTTGGACATGTAGTGTTTTTGCTCGACGAGGGAACATCCGGGATCCCAACCCTCTCTACTGGTTTGCGGAACTTGTTACAGCAGAATTGCCGTTTTTCCGCCACAGCTGTGTTGGCCGACCTGTAAGACGTATTTGACTTGATTGAAAAGCCCTCCATCAAAGCGTAGCGATTGTAGTGTTCCCTCGCATCCTCTAATGTGTCGAAGCACATGCCAACATAAGGTTGTTGTGGCTGTGATCCAGCTTCTTCATCTTCCAACTCATGTGCCTCATGAACTAAAGCATTAGCAGGAGCAACCATAGGTGGGGGAGCGGCAACACGATTGTCCGGGACATGAGTAGTGTTAGAGCCAACATTGGGGTCAGGAGACTCACCAACCTCCTCCTCCAATTGTTGATGTTCCTGTTCACCCCCTGCATGCAAGAAGGGTGCACCCAACTCGACTGAAATGTTGATGGACTCTACGTCAAGCGGTGGTTCATTCAGATCAATCATCATGAACAATCAACCTGCAACAAATTGTGTGTTAGCCCACCACAAAAGCATGCATGGCCTTTTTGAACAAACTAGTTGTAGAATATAAAGGAGCAACTATAAACACTTGTTTGGGCAACTATAAAGTTAAACAGAGGCAATTTATATCTTCTTTTTTCTCAAAAGTTTCCTGTTTCTTCTTGTTTTCTTATATGTGTTATGTTTCTACCAGTATGACACACATATACAGCAGCAAAGATTTGTTTTTACACGACATGCGCTGATTCATTTGTGCCTTTTTTTCAGCAGCAGATTACAACTTTTGATGATGGGAAAGAAACAATGTGCATATCTGACGGAGAGCTTACCAGGAATAGGAGGCCTATCATTTGGTGTAGTTTatgtcttttttatttttttactgagACCATATGGAATGTAGCAAAGTATCTTAGTGTGGGATTGTTCGAATCTGTTTTATGACGCGACCTTTGTTTTGTGCGTTTGTTGTTTGTGTCTTCTTTTTAGCGAGAACCATACTCATATGGCAAAAATTGTGTGTTAACGCATGCAAGTTAATACTTTCTACGTCTATCTATAACTTGAGTTTTTATGTTCTTGATAGTTCATGCTTTAATGCACAGGGAAGTTGCATGTGTTTTAGTACTAGAGTTGCCATGTTCTCACATCTGGTAGAGGCAACTCTAGAATTTCTGAACAGCTACGGTTGCATAGCTCTTTTTTTACCAGAGTTGCTTAAAAATGAATATAGTTGCTTCAGTTAATTGTTCAAGTTGTCAGGTTACTTTTCCTGATCAGGGTTGCTCATGAACCCCAAGCATCTTATAATAGGATAGGAAAGAAAGCCAAGCAGGTTTCAATGCATACCATATAGAGAAATTATGTTTTCGTGTTGCAATGCAACTGCAAAACGCAATGGTCCTGCATTTTCTTTCCCACTAGAGTTGCTCTATTTTTGTACTGGTGTTGCTTTTTTGTATCATAATAGTTGCTCAAGATGCGTACTGGTGTTGCCACTATAGTTGCTTTTTTCACCAGATCAAAAGAACGAACTAAAAACTGGACTAGTTGACGTTCAAGCAGGGAAAGGCAGGGGTGGTTGAGTAGGGAAGAGAGAGGAGTCGGGTAGAGGTGGTGCTTACCTTTTTAGGGGCAGGTAggtctgatttttttctctccagaTCTGATTTTTggagcaaggaggaggaaggaggtgtTCCCGCGTCGGCTTCGTTCGATCTTGTTTAGACGAGGAAAGgcgggagcaaggaggaagaaggggacccaTGCGTGGGCTTGTCCTTCAAGGAAAAGGAGGAGGGGGTTGCGTGAGGCGTCCGCAAGGGGGAGCGTGGGCGGGGGTGCAGGGAGGGGGTGGGGACCGAAGCCTGGGGACAACGGGTACGAGGAAGCGGGAGCCAGGGGGGGACCAGGTGTGATCGGGGCGCGCGTGATCCACCCGTGATTCGCGCGGGCTTGGATTGGTCGGTTTCACGTGCGCGGTGCTGCTTTCCGTTTCTGGCTGTCTGGTCGCGCGCGCGGGCGGCTCCTTCCTTTTTTGGGAGAGCGCTCGGGGCTGCGCTCGGGCGCCCGTGCGCCCGCGAGCCACGTCCATCGTTAATTGATGATTACTCTATAAAACTGACCGCGTAAACTGAAAGGGGTTTACCGCGAAATTCCTACCGTCCTGGGCTCCGCTTACTAAGCTCCCTCGCTGCTTGCACTGGTCAACCGAGCCACCCCAGGAGCAACACCAGCACACCACCATGGCTGGCTGCAACGCAAGAATCCGTATCTTGCTCGTACTATACGGCGCCTCCTACCTCGCGCCCAACGCCGCCGCACTCTCCGTCAACTGCAGCGGCCCGGATCATCGCCGCGAGGCGATCTCTCGCCATGATACGTCCCTTGCAGGTAACACCACCATAGGCATGTTCAGTGTCCTCGCATTGGGTTGGTGCTCTAGCAGTAGCAGGGCGCTGCCTTACATCCCCTCCGTCGACCCAGCAGTTACCCTCCGCGGTTCAACCGTCACCAGGCATGTAATCCCCACCACCACTGATGTTGATTCAAGTTTTGACGGCCCCGTGATGGCGAAATGGGAAGGAGAACATTTTAACTGCAGCGGCAGGTTTTTGTCTAGTCTCCTTTTCGCGTTCGAAGAACAACAAATTGCAACTGTGGCAAGAAATTACTCTGGTGGTTCTGCTGGAAGTTTGGGACTTCCTAACATTACATGTTACACATATTTCGTCCACCGGAATTTAACCGCGCCTCAGCCGCCGTACCCCTTTGGCCTCACTGACGAAGCTATGGCGCGAAGATTGTTGTCCGGTACACATGGCCGGAGAGCGACGAGGAAACAGCAGGCAGCAGCACACGGGAAGGTCGCATCGTCGCGGCTGAAGCAAGCAGCTGTCGCCGTTTCGGCTTTAGTCGGGTTGGTTTGCGCCGTGGCAGCCCTTCTGCGCTGCTGCATGCGTAGGAACAGGCCGCGGCAGAGCGCAGCGTCCATCGAACTGGAAGACGACGAGCACATCATAACCGAACTTGAGCTCTGGCAAGGGATGGGACCTAGGCGGTTCTGCCACACCGAGCTTGCCGCCGCAACGGACAACTTCGCCGAGGAGAGGAAGATAGGGAGAGGGGGGTTCGGTTCGGTGTATAGGGGCTACTTGAGTGACCAAGACCGTCATGTGGCCATCAAGACGCTCTCACAGGAGCTGTCGGTGCAGGGGCTCCGGGAGTTTCAGGCAGAGGTCGCCATCATGAGCCAGCTTAGGCACCGCAACATAGTCCAGCTCGTGGGCTGGTGCCGTCGTCGGAGAGGAGGACTGGCGCTCGTCTACGAGCTCGTGGACGGAGGCAGCCTCGACACCCATCTCTACAATCCCGACAGATGCTTAACTTTGTCGGAGAGGTAGATCTCCTTCCGCGTAGACCAAACTTGATCTAAAAATTCAAGGCTGACACCCAAACTCTGCCCTCGCCACCATCACTGCAGGTACAATATCGCGCTCGGCCTGGGCTCCGCCCTGCGGTACCTCCACACGGACTGCCACCAGTGCGTCGTGCACGGCGACATCAAGCCCGCGAACGTGATGCTCGAGGCATCAGGCAGCGCTAAGCTCGGCGACTTCGGGCCCGCGAGGCTCGTCGACCACGGAGCCGAGCCACGGACGACGCAGGTCGTCGCGGGGACCCTCGGGTACATCGACCCAGAGTTCGTCAGCAGCCGCCGGCCGAGGGCCGAGtccgacgtgtacagcttcggcgtCGTGCTCCTCGAGATCGCCTGTGGCAGGCGGCCCGCGTCGAGGCGAACCGGCCAGGCCTCGGCGGCGCTGCTGACCTCGGTCCGCGACTTGTACCACCGGAACCTGATCGTGGACGCGGCGGACCGGAGCCTGGCGAGTTTGACAAGCTGCAGATGGAGCGTCTGCTCGTGACGGGGCTTTGGTGCGCGCACCACGACCGGTTGCAGCGGCCGTCCGTTACGCAGGCTATGGATGTGCTACGGTCCGAAGACGCCAGGTTGCCGGTGCTTGTAGCGATAGCGATGCCTGGTTCCGGGGAGATTCGATCGTTGGAGGGGCAGGCTTATGGCGATGTGTCTGACGACAACTCTGGTTACTTGAATGAATCAACTGAAACTGCGTACCTTACTAGCGAGGAGTGAGCTTATCTTTAGTCCCGGCAGGACAAGTATCGATACATCCACAAATGTAGTGCTCCAGGTTAGATTGTCATTGTCACTTGCATGTCCACGGTCACCTTGGTGCAGTATTGGATAAATGGTTCGCCGTTTTATTAAACATTATCCTCTACTTTTCGGTTTTTCGCGCTTAACTATTTGAGTTTTCAATATTTATCCTCCAATAAAGGAGGGGAAATGATTGGGATCACCCAACAGAACACCATCTCGGTGGCCGTTGGATCAGATTTGAATGAGATGGCTAGAAGCACATATTACCTAGACTTGTTTTTGCAACTGAGTGGTTGTTGCGATTTCTCTCACCGGAACAACTGGTGTGTTGTGGGATTTGAATTTTGATCCCCTCGAGAGCAGCCACCACCCGTGCTCCTCCAAAGCATCCCCGATGCGCCACCGGTGACAC
This window of the Triticum aestivum cultivar Chinese Spring chromosome 5D, IWGSC CS RefSeq v2.1, whole genome shotgun sequence genome carries:
- the LOC123125800 gene encoding L-type lectin-domain containing receptor kinase IX.1-like yields the protein MAGCNARIRILLVLYGASYLAPNAAALSVNCSGPDHRREAISRHDTSLAGNTTIGMFSVLALGWCSSSSRALPYIPSVDPAVTLRGSTVTRHVIPTTTDVDSSFDGPVMAKWEGEHFNCSGRFLSSLLFAFEEQQIATVARNYSGGSAGSLGLPNITCYTYFVHRNLTAPQPPYPFGLTDEAMARRLLSGTHGRRATRKQQAAAHGKVASSRLKQAAVAVSALVGLVCAVAALLRCCMRRNRPRQSAASIELEDDEHIITELELWQGMGPRRFCHTELAAATDNFAEERKIGRGGFGSVYRGYLSDQDRHVAIKTLSQELSVQGLREFQAEVAIMSQLRHRNIVQLVGWCRRRRGGLALVYELVDGGSLDTHLYNPDRCLTLSERYNIALGLGSALRYLHTDCHQCVVHGDIKPANVMLEASGSAKLGDFGPARLVDHGAEPRTTQVVAGTLGYIDPEFVSSRRPRAESDAARVEANRPGLGGAADLGPRLVPPEPDRGRGGPEPGEFDKLQMERLLVTGLWCAHHDRLQRPSVTQAMDVLRSEDARLPVLVAIAMPGSGEIRSLEGQAYGDVSDDNSGYLNESTETAYLTSEE